The following DNA comes from Carassius carassius chromosome 41, fCarCar2.1, whole genome shotgun sequence.
TTATATAACTGCTATCAGCTCACACTAGAGAGGAACCATTCAAATGCTCCTACCCAGCATGCACGACTAGTGCTATGAAATTTCAACACTCTGTAAAATACTGAATTAAGGTAAATCATAAGAGAATGGATATGTACTGTGGCCACAAAAAGTAAGTTTATATAACAGCATATCAAGTCATTGCATTGTATAACATTAAATACCTAAATGATTGATCATAGGTCTGTTATTCCTCGTTCCCTAATAATctatttaaactcttgttatcctAATAGTTCTATGCAgtattattatatactattatagtatttttcttaacattttgaattagcttttatttttatattttcattttaattttattagagTTTTGGCAATTTTGCtatatgcttttgtcatttttatttgttgtgtttttatatatatatatttaaatatagctaTATGTCAGTTTTGGTATTAGTAATTTTAACTCTATCAAAAAATTTCAAATGTTACCTtggcaaaagaaaaaaacctgaactgaaataagttcttttttagtttttctaattatatatttatttctcctttatttcaattaacacaaAAAATTGTTTGAAAAGTTTATCCACTGTTTTTCTGACATCTAAATCCTAACAAAAGAAATCTAAATTTCTTTTAAGTACACATTTCAATTTAaaggtgtgtttgtgtttttaaaatatatgtaacttttatttaattgttttatcatCTAATGCAATGGAATTCATAAATTAATTGTGGCTTAAATGTCTGAATACTTGTTTGGACCACTGTATGAATTCATTCCtcatgtatttgtatattttgttttatatttatatttaatatatgatgAAGATTAAAAGAGGGAAAAATCACATCAAAATGCAGCAGCTGTCAAGCCTTTAATGAAAGAAagcccagggcaaactcctctggTCTGGGAAGATTCCTGGAGGaggtgtgtgtatgcatgcatgcatgtatgtatacacCTCTCTACGTGGGCAAACCCAAACACTATCTTTTTGAAAACATTCACACACCTTCTGTAATATACCCTATATAAGGCATAATTTGAAAAAAGTCAACAAAAAGATTAGGAGAGGGTGTGCCTCAGATGTGCGGTGCTAAGCCTCTAAAACACAATGCACAGTGCACACGATCGTTTGAAACAGCCATGCCATTTAACTTAATCATCAAGTCATCTTACCACTTGTGGAGACTTCAACTGCTTGGCAGGAGCATCTGTTGTTGGTTTGTTGCGATCCCTTAGCTGTGCCTCAAGAGTTCTGATGTGAGCCTCAGCTTGAACGAGTTGTTCACGCAACTGCTTCACAGCAAGGTGCACCCTACCTTTGGACGCCTAAAAAGAGAGATAAAAATGAACTCCCAAGAAAAATGGTGAACCGTCTGAAGCAGTCTGATAGTCCTCACCTCTCTTTGCAAAGGCATAAAGTCATCTTTTAGCTCAGTCAGGATGTCATTGTTCTCTTCTTCAAATTCATCCTCCGTCCCATTGTTGCCCTCTCCAAAATTCAGGACCCTCACTAACCCTGCTTTCAGTCCCACCTCATCCTTCCCATTCTGCACGTCCCCTCTTCCCAACACAGGAATGCGACTTCCAGCCGGTGACCTCACTGGCTTTCCCTCAATTCTCTTTAACTCTTTGAAAACTGTGTCTATCATGGCCGAATGCTCTTCTGGCCAATCAAATGGATCATTGCCGTCTAAAGAGTCCAGCGACTGAACGGAGGCAGTGCAGGATCGAGTTCGCAAAGAATGACAGGAACTGGACAGAGAGGCGGGGCTGGATCTGACAGATGGCACTTTCGACCAATGAAGAGGCATGCTGCAGGATTTTTCTCGAGAGAGGCCCAATGATGTGAAAGCTTGATCGGGCAAGTGACGTGGAATTCCACAAACGGACTCATAGTCCGAGTCGGACACCCTCAAGGAGTCGCAACACTCACACATCTTGCCTTTCTGACACCGCTTCCCTGTTCTCCTGTAATACGAACATGACTCCGCTTTCTCGGACCACCATTCGTACTCGGAGAGGGCCATGTTGTCCCTCAGCATTTCTCGATATCCTTCCCCTACATAATCCTTCCGTTCCCCTTCATCCTCACTGGAACTACCATTTCTCCTGGAAGTAGATGAGTGGCGCTGATCATACATGCTTCGCACCCATCGTCTGATCTTGTCCCTTTCCTGAGAGAGTTTCTGGAGTCTCTCACTCGACAGTGCTCGGACTCTGGCAATGACTGTGTCGAACTTGAAAACTCGCTCcaaaacagacacacacttgCCGCATAAAAACTCCCCCTGACCATCCCCACGTGGTACAGACTGCTCTAATATATGTGTCAGCACACAGAGCAGGTCGATTCCTTTCGTGGGGGTGAGCAGGCCACGAGACTTCGATAGCGAACGAGAGGAACTTAGTGATAAAGTGCTGCCTAGAGATAAAAGATAAAGAACATATACATAACTATAATCGAATACGCAATATTTTTTAATGCTCTTAATTATACAGCACTTTAATACCTTCagtaattacaattaataatgcACAAATATGCCTTCCTTTTTATTCTCCAATTTATTAAAAATCTATGCAGTaataacaaatataatgtaattagaCATGTTCTCTGCAGGTCATACCCCATGGGCTGCTTTGTGCCGATCTGGGCAAGCTTCCCTTGCTAGAAAAGTCTGTCGGCGTCTGAGGTTGTGCCCCCTTTCTGTTCTGACCTGCATACAGCCATCGCCGCTGGTTACCTTGCAGGTCACTCCCACAAATGCGGCAGCCTTCACTTTTACCTCGAGTAGTCATCATAAAAAGGTGCAGCAGGTgccctataataataatagtacaaaacaacaataataataattcaataacaataataaaacaaatctttaaaaaatgtgtttcttggGGGAAAACATGAATTCGTGATATAGCATGATACAATATACATAAACTTTACACACCTGTTTAAATCTGTCAGTAGTTCACTGTTGTCCTTTGGCTGGGGTGGATCCACTGAATGACAGATCACTCTCCCCCACTGACAGTCTCAGTGTTTACATGGGCTGACTGAACACATCGGCCTTgagctctaaacacacacacacacacacacacacaaatacaaacaaaacatgctttataaaaacaaaattaatccgTTTATGGACGACTATAATTGGACACCGCGCTAACatcgttcatccaaaaatgattttgtgaaacgaatttatgtaattatttactcacataatgttgtttcaaacccgccTAACTTGCTCTTTTacctggaacacaaaagaaaatgtcaAACACAACGTTAGGTGACTGACAGCCACAGTCACCGTCACCATTTACTTTCTTTGCtattttttccatacaataaaagtgaatgacTGTGGCTGTCAGTCTGTCTATAATCTCctcctttgttaaaaaaaaagaaagacacaaGTCAGGAACAGCATCAGGTGAATAAACGTTGACAgaatgttcttcttttttttttgcactattcTTTTCAAACAGATTTATGAAAAACTAGCACGAGCGTTTTAATTCAAATACATTATGTAAATAAGTGACGCTTCGGCAGAGAACTTTCCATACGATTACTAATCCCAGCAGCagccctctgtttctctctccgtGTGCTCATTCAAACATGATTTTAAACCTATATCTCAGAGATAATGTACGGCTGATAAAACCCTACGCGAAATTGACTTTTGGCTCCTGGAATGTCAGAATGAACCTTCAGAGGACAAAACATGATAAACCATACAACCGTTAAACATAGCTGTGAACTGACCTGATAAGTTTAAAAAAACGAAAATATCCCGTTATAATCGCAAACGGACAGATAAAATCCTTCACCGAAGCTCAGGAAGTGTCTTCACGGTCTCGAGCAAATGTTCTCGTCCAGACCATAGTGGCAGCCGCCACGCGCCGCTCTACCTTGCTGACGTCACCATAAATAACCTGTTGCAGCACGCAGCTGTGTGCGCATCGTGCGCATGCGGCAATAGACCATtatatccgtgtgtgtgtgtatgtatgcatgtgtatatatacatatataaatatatacatgataacacatgataggtaaaaactgatagcctgaatgcactgtaagtcgctttggataaaagtgtctgctaaatgcatacattaaattcaatttaaattatatatatatatatgtaacagcCCAGACTGCAAGCTGATTCGGTCCAGATCCATGTGGATTTCATGTGGGCcggatgtgggccggatctgggccaaaacggctttatgtaatataattaggctaaaaattaaatgtaactgtaatctgttgcagttactgagaaaaaaggTGTTATGAAATGACAGTTACTTAGGaaaatattaacaataacaaagggggttacatctgaatatttttttaaaaagctagGAAATGTTGAATAATATGAATTAGCTGCTTTGCCTGCTTTTGATGCCTCCTGCAGCATTTAAAGGCTGTTTAGTAAAGCAATGCTATTCACGATGAGTGATAAAAATGCATTCCAGtactggaaaaaaagaagaaaaagaaaaaattctttcagaaatCAGAAAAGAGCACATACATAAGAGTGCAGTGCAAAATGTTTTTGATAGGCAACTATTAACATGCTATTGACATTTTAATGTTGAACCCGGGGAAGCTTCTGCAGGTATGTAACTGTCACGCCATGGAGTTTGTGGGCATTCCAGCTGGCAATCGTGACAGTAACTAAGCCTACAGTTAACTGTAAACCGACATTAAACTATCTCAAATCAGATTTTGaggtggctgtgctttaaaataaaatgattataatcttaattcaagttatgaaggattttgaaagtctgacagtaatcagcgTTGAGCACTGTAAGGTTAGCCCTGcctcatttaaatgtttgaaaatgaataacagataaaaacatttgttagaaatttagaaaagttatCAAATGCAATAAGTTACATTAATAAACTTACTGAAATAGCTACACcactgaatacattttaaattgtctAACTTGTATTCTACCTATTAAAATAAGAAGTAACCTTCCAAACACTGTGTAAGAGCCCGACATTGAGATATAGCCCTTGACACAAACATATTTGGTTACAATTTTTATAacaatttaattatgtattttattaaaactgaATATTAGGCTTTCATTATCTCTGGTCGTAGGACAAAATAACTTGATCACAATATTCAAATagagattcaagattcaagatttttatttgtcacatacacaattatatagagcatatataaccagcagtgaaatgtgagtcaggtccgctccatggacagtgcaattattaagaatacaacacagataaaaatatacataaatatagctatgaaagattgaaataaaagtaaacaataaaaataagaataaaatctaaaaaagatgtatactgtagaattaaatatagaacggaaataatgtgcatgaaagtaaactgtagtcttaaatattaagatacccagGGATGTACAGGaggcaatgtgcatatgtgcattatactgtagtcttaaatattaaaatacactggaatgtacaagaggcaaatgtgcaaacaggttgacacttcCAGTATGTCAAGAATGTAGTTCAAACGTTGACCTGTGGAGGGCAGTAATACGCCCAGTAGCGTCTACACTACAGTCTGTTGTCTTCAAGCATTGGTGCCTGAAATAAAATCCAGCCAGTAATATCTTATTTATCTAATCTTTTTATCTAATAATCCAAACAATAATTCCGACttcgctgagaaaagtaacatgtGTGGTGTGTGATCATATAATTTTCACATTAATTATTAAGATCCTTCATAGCAGAACAGTTAGCTACAACTGCATCTGCATCTCTACTTgcttattttgtttgtgtgtagtGCTAATTTGCTAGACTAATTTGCTAAGTTTTATTCAGACAATTAGCTTTAATGTATACATCAATAAATGACCTGTTGTCAGTTTCTGTGTCGGAGTAAAACAGTCTCAGCTTGTACCAAATTTTTTCTTGtacttataatatttatttgaaataagatTTGAcgactttaataaaatattaaactcagtttaatatttaaactcaatttttattgaaccaaatgtaaatCCATAGTGCAGTTCTCAGGACCTTAGGACTTTGTGGCTCGACTAGCAAACCGAAACAATTGACATTGATCAAAGAATCACAGCATTTGCACATGAGCTTAGCTGTACAACAAAGTAAGTGTTTTCACTCATTATGTTTAATAGAATTCATAATTTAAGATATACACTTACATATCTATGAACTGACCCAAAAAACGTGGCTGAAAAACCTGCCCGGGCGGTGGAACAAAAAGTCATAGAAATGGAGAGAAAGAACAGAACCTACACTCTTCTTGAGGGCAGTGAGAgtgatggatagacagacagagaaagaggaaaagagaagaaaagcaaaGATCGGGAcaaaggaaagaagaaaaaacatagaGACGAAAGTCCATCGTCCAGTGAAGATGACTGGAAAAAGAGGTGATTATATTATGCTTTCAATCTTTTAGATGCTGCAGACCCACAAATATCAGCCACTATATATGTAAAAATTTGGAAAACATAACTGATGGCAATAACTATGGAATTTTAAGGTAATCGGCTAAcctaattgtttttattgttgccattttatttaactttaatctaaattttagtgaaaaaaaaaacaaaaaaaaacttttagataTTATTCCGCACATGTGTTATGATCATCTTTGGTATCTCCTTTGAAGGTATCTTGAGGAAAACAGCTCCATATTTAACAAAGCACATACAAAATAATTGAACCCGAAATGACGAGACCTGTTTTACAGAATACGTCTCTATGTCTGTTGCTCATGAACCTCATTAAGCTCTTCATACAACAGGCCCCTGTTTT
Coding sequences within:
- the LOC132123502 gene encoding golgin subfamily A member 4-like, whose product is MMTTRGKSEGCRICGSDLQGNQRRWLYAGQNRKGAQPQTPTDFSSKGSLPRSAQSSPWGSTLSLSSSRSLSKSRGLLTPTKGIDLLCVLTHILEQSVPRGDGQGEFLCGKCVSVLERVFKFDTVIARVRALSSERLQKLSQERDKIRRWVRSMYDQRHSSTSRRNGSSSEDEGERKDYVGEGYREMLRDNMALSEYEWWSEKAESCSYYRRTGKRCQKGKMCECCDSLRVSDSDYESVCGIPRHLPDQAFTSLGLSREKSCSMPLHWSKVPSVRSSPASLSSSCHSLRTRSCTASVQSLDSLDGNDPFDWPEEHSAMIDTVFKELKRIEGKPVRSPAGSRIPVLGRGDVQNGKDEVGLKAGLVRVLNFGEGNNGTEDEFEEENNDILTELKDDFMPLQREASKGRVHLAVKQLREQLVQAEAHIRTLEAQLRDRNKPTTDAPAKQLKSPQVTSLKNKNYLIESLSQSLHSRENVIQECVTLIRKLCAEQGLESQDTDKLIKKLASTVTDTCSEREVVLEAQLSELSEKEKALEKQLQAMRDAGRERDRDFITLNTVLQCNQDVINHLRVELAERDRAQQETMKEREMWNARDSALTALVKENKDYISQLKEVLESSRRDVQALSDSLIGRGLEGGEAEAGLVNQLREKEALLAASFRDREEFSATMLQEISSLSSALTDAESIILDQRENHKQTITALSEQLKDTLKELREKTKEKKEAELGWKKENKEKAFEERKLRDNLQKRDKLIEQVLLELEERDGVLTELQQNISSRLGPKIALKHTL